AGTCAGAACTCCCATTTGGTTATTTTAAAGCATTAAGACAAGGCAAGAAAGAAGGCTGTTCTTGTGTGAGGAATTCTAGAGAGAAATTaaactgaagaggaaaaacgaaattgaaaaaacacaaaaagcgtTAAAAAGAGTGGAACAGTCAAGACCTACAGTATAGAGCAACTTTCTGTCCTGCACAAAGTCGAGATGTCAGAAGAAGAGGCATGGACGCCGGGCGTCAAACAGAGCTTTGTTTAGTGACTGAATGGAGGGCAGATCTCGCTCGGCTCAAACGTGGCAGCAGTCGCCGGCTGTTACGttgttgctgctctgcctccacAGTCGTCTCTTTCTCTGACTCCTACAATCCTCAATACGCTTCTGTGTTCAGGAGAATGCGCACTTTGCATGTCCACTTCCCGTCTTGCAACTGGCCAGTTTTTGCAGTTCATTTCATGTCTGCGGAGCCAAACCGGCCGGCGTGCACTGCAGTCTGAACTGGCCCCTGATGCCATGCAAGGCGAACGTTTTGAAGTCCttctgatatgtttttttttcttgtttcaaaAACCAAACGTACTGCAGCTTCAAGTATTGTGCCTTACATAGAATATTCTGTCATAAATTAGTTaacatatacattttttttcaatattcagACATATACTTTCATATATACAGGAcaataaaatgcttttgttctcttttcttttttttttgtcagctttttTAGAGAAATCCCTGAGAATGTATGTTGACATTTGCCAAGTTCCCACAAGAGCAAGCACTgtggcagtttgtgtttgagtttctGAGACGTAGAAACGTAGAATAAGCATACTGGATGTTTGAGACAACACTGCGAAGCCAAAACAATCAGCCTGAAGGCGGCAGAAAGAAATATCAACCCAGTAAATGAATTCTGACAGCGAATTTTgagtttttctttcacttcaccGAGCAGATGGGTGAGGACCTGGAGGGGAAAGAGTAAAGCTGGATCCTTAAAAAGAGGTACTTGTCACGTCAGATGGAGTTGCTCCTTTTGGTTTAAAGCCATTTGTCTTCTCTTTGAGGCTGTGAACATTTGCTGAGGGAAGTAGGAGGAGTGCAAGGTGGACATTTTGCCACTGGACAGTACAGTTTATACTCAGTGTAAAACTCTTACTCTCACTTTCATACATATAAAGGGAAACATCCGGGAACTGACAGATCTCTCCTTCTGTGAAGTTAATGGTTTTATACACATCAACACCGGCTGTTGCTTCAATGGTTTAcagtgttcttcttcttcagtttcagACTTGTCCGTCTGGGCTCATGATCAGTCACAATGAAGAGAAATATTCACTCTGAACCTTTATGACTTTTTCCACATCACGGTCCAATTATTTGCCTTCAGTAAATTGTGTTCATCACATTCGACCCCGCGACGCCAAATCATAAAACAAGATCTGCATGAACGTTGTTTTAGGAGGATTTTCACTTCAAGTCAGAGAGGATAAAAAAAGAGACTCAAGTAAAAAAGGGCGATTTGGTCATTTGATCGTCTTTCAACCAAATCTCTCTCGAACAAGCATCATGAGTTTCTTCTTGCCCTTGTATATCTGTTTCAGGTTGTCTATGAACTGCGTGAACTGGATGTGTCCGTCGTGCGCCATGAGAAACGTCTCTCTGGCTTTGCTGAGGAACTCGATGAACTCGCTGTAGTGGCGTGGGCTGATGTGCGTCAGCCGGGAGTGCGTCGTGTTGATGTAGGCCCCGATCGTGGCGTCCAGCAGCTGCCTGAGCGGAGCCTTGTCCAGAGGCATCAGCTTCCCAGAGTTCCTGCGGCTGTGCAGCGCCACCATGCCCGGCGTCGTTAACGTGCACCGCCGCAAAATGTCCGACAAGACGGTGGCGCATTTCACACTCTTCACCACCAGGGGGATGACGGATGCCAGTTCGTTTTTCCCCAGCGAGTGGCTGAGAGCACACGCCCAGAGCACGTCGTTGATCGCCGGGTGTGTGTCTTGGTTGTAGCTGAGGTTCAGGTGAGTCATGGCTAGCGTTGCTAGTTTGTATGCCCTCATAGGATAACCGCGGTGCTCCATGTAGCGTGCTATTGTAAACAGCTGCGTGTAGTTCATTCCTGTGGCGGCCGAGTCCAGTACAATCTGATAGGCTGTCTCGAAGGCAATGTGGTCCTTCTCGCAGAGCGTCAGAGCCGAGAGGGCGCAGTTTTGGGGGTCCTTCATGGCACACTGCAGGGCCAGGGTGCGGGCGGAGTTGGCCAGGTTCTCCTGCTGATGGCAGTCCAGATGCAGGCGGACGATGGTGCTGTTGGACATGACTGTGCTCGCCACGACGCTGGTGGCTTCGGTGGGGGTGAAGAGGGTGAACCAGCTCTGCATGATGCTGTCCAGAGCAAACACACCtagacagagaggaacaggaaTGTTAGCGGCCTCCAACAAATCGACAGTTTCCTCCTAAAAACCTTCGTTCAGCTGATCACAGGTTGGAAGAACGGGGAAAATATCTTGTTGGCTTTTTTTGGTCTTTATGGCATTTGTTGAACATCACAAATCTGAAATGTCACCAGCTTTATTCCTTATAAACAAACGTGCTCAATAAAAATGCTCCTCTTACAGTCTGAAGACTTTAAAATCAGTCTAAGAAAGACCACAAACCTTTACTTTCAACATTAACCTCAATACTGAGACCTGTTGAACTGTTCTACTCAAAGTcattcaaaatgtcaagaatTTCAACACACAAAGTGCATCAGCAGCCTCACTCTGGCCTTTTACCGTCTAATTGGACAGTCTGTTTCTAATTCTGTGATATTACACTGCCCGGCCTCACACTACATCACACTGGCATGTTCTCAATGCGTCCATTCAAACGGAGCTCACAGAAACAGGGACTCCTTGTCACTCCCCCACATTCACAAGAAATCATCTGGGAGGAGGGTTTTCCCCTATGAGCTGCGTCCCTCTGGACTCAGCTTCCTGTCCACTTCAGGGAAATCAGCCGCTGGCTTTCAGTATTCAAACCAAAACATGAGGCCCACTTAATCAGTCAAAAGCCCACAATCTCCCATAATTACTGCCCTGCCGGTCAGTCCTTCTCCCTGCCCCCCCCTGCTGCTGAGAGCCCTCCGAAAGCCACTTTTAAGGTCTTGTGAAGTTCATTAAACCCCGCCCCTGAACAGCAGACCAATCATATCTTAAGGAGATGTTCGGTATCTCAGTAAGTAACTGAttacatttactcgagtactgtacTTAAGGACATTTTTTAGGGCACTTCTATTTTTCATGAAAATTTTCaatttatgctactttatacttctgtttcaccacatttcagaggtaaatattgtacttgaaacttcactacatttatttgacagctattgTTACTAGTTAGAAAATATGGTGCATTGTTATTAATTAAACTAACAAATATACATATACCACATTAAAATACTATCAtgttcaaaataacaaaacattataACATATATAGTAACGCACTTTAAAGTGCCATTGTGTTAAGTCCTTCAAgtgcattttaaacatgttggtacttgtacttttactctgtaagattcaagattcaagattgcctttattgtcattgagcatgaacatgtcaacgaaatttgcattgcaatccccatgttagaaaaaaagataataagAGAGATAATAAAATAGAGTAAacataatagaataaaataaactaacatgcagtaaaaatacgcatgaatgcaataaaatatactaagaaaTACAAATATACTAAGAACAGCTGAATATAATAAAACGTTTATACTGAAATGCAGCATTCAGCTAGTATCTACGCGATTATGTGAATTTACAGGTTATTTGAGGAAAAAGTCTTGATGAGGGCGGATACATGTTAAGCTAGAGTTAGAGTTTTAGCTAGCCTCACAGTTTAGGCTAGTGTCACAGTTTAAGATAGCGTTAgctgctctgtcctgctctttatttGATTTGGGCCCAACAATCCCAGCAAAACTCGTTGCTCATGATAGCGTAATGTTTACCAAAGTAATCGGTCAGTCCTCATTAGCCTGATAGCCTTTTGTCTGGTTTGAGtaagtgatttatttatttattttattgtcattattgtttACACTGTTGCATAATAGTTGGGCTAACCAGCGCTACACTGCAGTACAAGAACAACACTACTCATTTAACTGGCGAGATGCTAACTTTTCACCTGGGACATATTAGCTCTAGCTTTAGTCTTTTAGCATATGATGTATGAAGCTATCAAGTGATTATCTGATAAAACAAGACAGCTGGACCATTAAAACCAGCCAACCTGCAAAGTTAGCATTAATTAGCTTAGCTGCTAGCTTTTgaatttttttctgtttgaaggaCTAACatggtaaatctgccaccatTAGCAACGTTAGCTGCACATGTGTCACGTGAGGTCCAGTTCCTTTTAGTGGGAAAAGCTAACTCACCAGCCTCAGTAGCACAGGTGACGAGCCATCGCACCATCTCCCTCCTCCGCCAGTTCAAGGTGGACAGCGTCATTCTCATCACCTGCAGAAAACACCACACTGACTCTGAATCTTCATGATACACGATatgaagtgtgtttctgtgtgtgtgtgtgtgtggtttaccTGAAGACCCAGCTCCAGGGAGACTTTGAGCAGTGTGATGTCTGGCAGGCTGTCCATGAGGGTGGCGATTTTAAAGGCATCCTGGGCCAGTTTGAAGATGTGGGACGCGGAGTGGATGTTCTTCTGGATGGTCTCTAACACTGTTTCCAGCCTACGAGCATCGCCTGGTAACACGAGCAGGGGCAAAGAGTCATTCTCACCTGTAGGCTCATCTTTTTCTCGATAGGACTGATTTCTGTAGTTTAGAGTTTGCACTGAATCAGAGCTCTGTTTAGTTACTGACGATGCAAACCCAACACTTCCTGCTTCTTCACTATGAAAACTTTCCAccagctgcttttgttgtgaAGCGGCTATTTGAAAAGCAATACTTTCAACTTTGTTAGCAAAGTTATTCTTCAATGAAAACTGGTCAACACAAGTCAAGTGAGCTGAAATGAGCTGCTCTTAAAAAGCGTCTAATTCAGTCCCATCAAAAAAGGCCTTTGAAGGTATTAAAAAGTCTTTGATGTCCTTTATGAAAGTCTTGAATATTAGTTGAAATGTGATAtaaattctttttaaaaatgtgctttataaataattACAGGCCTTTTTGTTGCCACTGGTTTTCCATCGTTCTTTGGCCGCTTTAATGGTGAAAAAGGTAATTAACTGCATTCGATGTGGTTTTAAAAAGGCCTCAGATTGAATTTGGTGAACTCTGGTGGGGCCTGAACGGTCGTGGTCGCTTGCGGCTCAGCTCGGCTAACCGCGACTTAAAAACAGGACGCGCCAGCCGGATTTTCACCCCCCTTCGAATGTGGTTGTTTGAACAGCTATAAACACTTTTGCCCTACGACGTGGCCACACTATTCTTCCTGGgcctgtaaatgtgtgtgtgtgtgtgtgtgtacctttagcagcagttagcatgGTGGAggccagttcacactgctggGTCTCTATGTGGCTGAGGGTGAACCAGCGGGGGAGGCGGTTAGGGACCACGGACACTATATGGTGAGGCCGAGACAAGTCACCGGAGGGGGCGGTGGACTCCAGGACCGGCAacctgagcacagacaaaacaaaatctttATTAGTCCTTTAttggacataaacacacagcacatctgTCCACTCAGAGGAACGTTTCATGAAGGTAAAGAAGTTATGCTGTGTTCCTTTTATAGCATCAATCAATAGTTTTCATCCGCACCTTTACTCAGGTGGATCTTCGCCTCGGGCCGTGAACACTGAGAATAAGGATGAGTTTAAAAATAACAGCTCAATCCTTTTTCCCCCAAACACTCAGCCGTTATATCCTGTTATAGCCGCTCTGATACCACGTCTCTGCCGTCTAATACTCCTGCTTTCTAATTCAAGTCTggtaataaaaaatataaagatTTACATATCATAAAAATCAAAAGGGTTTAATTTGGGCGAGAGGAAATAAAGTTTCGTAACACCCGTGGCGGTCAGGGAGGAAACCAACAGCATGTATTTattattcacacattttatAAAACTCGTTTTCAGCAGCGTTGAATTATTTAGTGAATATTCCAGCAAAAGGAGGTTTTGTCATTAAACAGTGCCCCAGATAGCTCCTAAATCTGCCTCTTCTTTCCCTTCATCGTTGTATCATCACACACAAACCGCGTGAGAGGAGCGCTCACATGTGTTCCAAAGCAGGGCACtaacttcctgtctctctttatttctgttcGTCCGTAAACacacctctttctctcagtttcaGCCCTCCGTCCAGACTAAAACCCCAAAACGCTGGCGTGGTGTTTCAGTGTGAACCGGAGAACAGGTTTTTCTCTTGGTTCAAACTTTATGATGGCTCACTTTAGCTGTCAGTGCGGCCGATCACACAGCACACctgttgtcattttatttttattttttctgtcgCTGTGGACGAAGGTCTCTAAAACCACCTGAAAACACTAATGTGGACGTACCACAGGTGTTTTAACCTTGAGACAGCGTAGTGTCGACTCAGCGTTTAGTCCTTTTCAGACCTGGAGTACAGCGCTTGCTTCATCGACCTGGTCAAACTGACACCAGGAAGAAGTCcgcttcctgttttctctcgGCCTGCGTCACTGATGGATCTGAACTCTTACTTAAATGGCCGCTGGCTGATCCCAGGAATCCACTGATGCATTTAATCATCAGTTTCATCATTCAGCGTTATGAGAGAGaaacactctgctgctgtcattggTCAGAAAATTACCGTGGCTGTACGAAGGTTTTTAGCTTCTTTTACCACCTCTGGCTTCTTATTTGAAAAGAATCTCCTGTTTCAAGGCGGCACGAGATGCATTgattttttcttccctctgcatGTTTCTGCCTTTCTGTTAATGTGACGATGTCGACCCAGACTTGTGTTGAACGTCTTACAGAAATCTTCTTCTTAAGATTCCTGTTGTAACTTTTATATGAACGTGATCGGGATGTTTGTCCAGACGTTAACAGACACGTCAGATTAACGTAACGAGGTGCACGTCTGAAAGCGTTCTCAGATATCAGAATCAGGACACTTTATTGATCTTTGAGGGGAAATCAGGTCAGTTGCAGTTGCTCCCATTGTAGAGCAAGCAAATATAATAGGAAACGAGGAATAACTTCGAGATGTgcaaaaaatatgtaaaatgtagTGTAATACGTAGAAATATGTAGATTACACTACAATATAAATCaaccataaataaaaaacaaagtgaaatatgTAAACTATGTGTATTATGCAGAATAAAAAGCAATCGTCTATATAGAAATTTATGTTGTGCAACATTCTGCATGAGGTAACAAGAACGACAGAATACcagaatactactactgctaatactataatactataataataataatagtagtgGAATAATACAGTATAAACATGCAGTCTCAATAATAGATAGAGATGGGGGGTCTACTCACCGCATGGCCCTCAGTGCAATTTTGTACGCCAGCTCGGCATCATGAGGTAGGAGGGAGGTGAAGAGATACTTGGCAAAAGTGTGCATGGGGACGCTCTCTCTGTAGAGTAACTCCCCCAGACCGCTGTAAGGACCAgctggaagagacagagaccCCAGGTTCAGTCTGAGCAGAGTCAACCTCTGCACATTTACTGCATAAACACAGATTTGAGCGTTCAGAGCTGGGTGTTTGTTCACACTTGATTGGACGGTGACCTTGCGTGTGAGATTATTTCCCAGCCGGGTGATGTTTGATATTGCTGCTTAAACACAGGCTGGTCTGAACCGTGTGACTCAGCTGGTATCACAGCGATGGAAACGCACAGAGGCGTCTTGAACAGCATCAGAGAACGTCCTGAAACATGACGAGAGAACGACTCGCGAGAGCAAACGACCACCGATTCTGAAAAAACTGCATCTCAGGAGACAATAAGCTGACCTCTTTTCtaccttttcttctttttatctgaaaagacccaaaccaaaAGAACAACTTCTAAAAGAACATAAATGTGTTAGAACGTTTTCCATTGATAAGAACTTCCTCCAGTTTATAATGAACCAACcaaagagaggcagcagaaaaCACGAGGCCGAGCAGCTCTGCCATTAGTGGGTTTGAAGTGAAGGCCTTGAACCATGATGagccacatcacacacacacacacacacacacacacacagacacacacagacacacacaacgtcagcaaacacactgacactgcaaACAATACACTCGCACTCACACACGTACAAACATTCAAAGTGTAAATGTACACAAACGGCACAGGACGCACACTAAAGTACACAGAGTTAACACAACAGATCGCACACTTAGCGTAACAGATAGCTGAAGCACAAAGAGCCGGTGGTGGTGTGAAGGGAGTCTTCCTGTGTGGATAATGTGTCCGTCATGGCTCCAGTCGGGCTTTAAACGTTTAAagaagtttgacattttgtgtgtgagagagagatatagAATACAAAGCTGGAGTCAGGagatgttagcttagcttagcataacgactggaaacagggggaaacagctagctctGCTAACTCACAAAATCCACCTAgcagcagctctaaagctctCCAATGTTTTTGATTTATAGTAAAAAACAGGTCaattaaaagaaatgacaataatggcttttgtttgttccttttctAACTCAAGGAAAGGAAATAACAGCTCTTCTCCTTATTttcaggctttatgctaagctaagcaccaaatcctcacatttgggAATCAGGAGCGAGTTTTCCGCGATGTTTGCGTCTCACTCACCCTCCAGAAGGAAGACGGCTTGTTTCCGGAAGATTTTCACCAGCGTGTCATCTAAGTCGACCTCTTGAAGCCTGGTCAGCAGCTGGTCCTCGCTGCGACACACCTTCTCCTGGGCGTAGAGGCCGTCGGGCATCACCCTCTGCTGCCCCAAACCAATCAGAGCCGTCTCTACAGCCAGCGACACGAACGACTCGCCGTCCTCCAGGAAACGCCGCGCGGGGAAAACAGGATGCTCCGTCCTCCGACCTGAACCCGGCAAGCCTGAGGGGGGGACGCAGAGAGACGGGGTGAGAGATGACCTTGGGAGGAAGATGTTCCCTTCAGGCTGTGGACTGAGCCGAGTATTGATAAATCTATTgatctttgttctttttcagtgtgtgtattcTCCTGAGGACGGCaatcatgtgttttaatggcTTAATGATGTCTTGGCAGAACTCACAGCTCATCCCAGGGGGGCTAACAGTCCCcgatgaacacacacacacacacacacacacacacacacacacacacacacacacacacacacacacacacacacacacacacacgtcttgATTGGAAACTTTCACTCAACTTTTTGCATGCagaggcttcatcagttcatcgGCTCTAGAGAAGGAACAAACGTGACCATCTTTTCTGGCTGAAGTCTGCTGAAATTCGTCTAGCTGAACCCCCCCTGCAtaattaatgcattttaattggagtgtttttcctgttgcATTTCTTATTCATGAGCTGTTATTGGAGGATGACTAGAGGCCAATCAGCACGTCTGTGTCATCACTGCTGATTGCAACCTGAGGGCCCGCAGCTCTGACAGGAAGACGCAATCActgcagcgtgtgtgtctgaatcACGCTcggggaaatgtgtgtgtttgtcgacAGCATCTGTCATTGGTGGAAAGTACGTTTAAAGTCCCGTTCTGTTActcgagtatttccattttctgctgcttcactaCACGTCAGATGGAAATACTGCTCTGTTTTTCactacattaaaaacacatgacacactTACAATAGTGACGCAGCAGCTGTTTAGATGCGGTGAGtccacagacagaggaggctgtGGTGGGTGAAAGGTCAAACACGGGAGTTtggtgtgaaaccaaaagtcagagctccttttttttttagactcattgttttcagttttcagtcacagtttggtttatTTAAGTTTATGCAAAAAAAAGCCCCTCTGAGGTAACTTTAGGAAACACCCTCATGGTGTGGGTGCAGATAGCATTGTTGGCTACAGACACCTGGTTTCTCACAGCTTCAGTAGTTTCAAACCTTTTCTTGGTTTGTGCTCTCTTAAAAAAAGCAGCTTGAAGATGATGATTTATTTTAGTTTCACCAAAGACAGAACGTTTCATTTGAATACCTGCTTAAAGCCCAAAGAGGTGAAACCAGCCAATATTTGAACTAACAGCAGcgagagaaaggagaaagatTTGTGTATAGTTTCttagttttttcttcttttctctcgcGCTCACGATTTATCTGGTGACTCTTTGGGGACTCGACCCTTAAACTAGCTAACTGGACATGAAGTACTTTAAAGCGGTTCCCCCCtgagcagctacagcagtaGAAAACTGCCAGTGGACACACGTCACTACACCAGTATTCatctaataatgtcacataGGATCATAGATCAgtcacttttacttttgatacttcaTGTACTGCAGTAGgggtttgaatgcaggacttttacttgtaatgcagtatttttacaggGTTGTACAGGTACTTTTACACAAGTATCAGTGTTTCTGTACCCGAGAAGTCGAGCAGGGCCGTGGCTCCGTCCTCGCTGCCCCGCCCCGTCTCCATGAGGGTGCTGAACAGGGTGCTGATGGGGTCCAGAGGGTGGCCCACCCAGCCCTCCAGGTTGGTGACTGACGTTACGCCTTTAtggagcagctctgcagcaacacacacacacacacacacacacacacacacacacacacacagtgtcagaaCATTGATGGCTGAATaaaccaattaaaaaaatagtGAATGAATTTGGGATTTAGCTGAAGTCAGTGCAGTCGTGACAGTGTGATGATCCACCATCACAACATCCCAACCCTCAGTTTAttgatgttttctgtctccCAGCAGCCGACGAAAtcacaaaacatataaaacattacTTGTTTTAAGTGTTGAAAAGCAGTTCTGGGTGAATGGTTTTCCCCAGTTTGTGtggttttttcattttttgttttgctccctCAGAATAAAAACGACCACTTTAAGCTCTAACTTTATTTTCTGTAGCTGACAAACGTGTCCAGGATGATATCATGATTTCGTGGAAGTTTATGGCCCAAAATTcaatgttttgacttttttggtGGGAAAACTCGTTCTCACAGACTGAAGTTGTTTTTACGCAGTTGAAACAACATTGAAAACAGGGAGTTTTCTATGGGGACAAAAGCTACACCTGATTCCGGCTCTTCAGTCTTAActggctttaaaatgttttatgagcCCAAGTGcataaaaaaagtcaaagtaaaATCATCGTTTCAGTGAGAGActgaaggaggagaaactgACCTTTTTTGTGGGCTCGGAAGAACTCgagctgtttctgctgttgccTCCGCAGCGTGTTGACGACGGCGATGGCCAGCCTGAGCGCTTCTTTGGGGTAACCGTGTGACCTCAGGGCGTCGACTCGGGCGCATGCCGTCGGGACGTGTTCTGCAGAAGGAGAGAcggaaagaagaaaagatatGATGTTGTCCACCTTCCATCTCTCATCCGTTTGATCAGTTCTTGC
The Chelmon rostratus isolate fCheRos1 chromosome 19, fCheRos1.pri, whole genome shotgun sequence DNA segment above includes these coding regions:
- the zswim6 gene encoding zinc finger SWIM domain-containing protein 6 produces the protein MAERVQQPPAKRLCCRPGYSATCRQGQRAAGAPCGGSASTQGESSKTQNPESLLDIAARKVAEKWPFQRVEERFERIPEPVQRRIVYWSFPRSEREICMYSSFNTGGEEIGSSGESSDETRLPFRRGIALLESGCVDNVLQVGFHLSGTVREPATSSEPELVCNVSVSFDRCKITAVTCNCGNKDIFYCAHVVALSLYRVRKPEQVKLRLPISETLFQMNRDQLQKFVQYLITVHHTEVLPTAQKLADEILSQNSEINQVHGAPDPTAGASVDDENCWHLDEEQVQEQVKLFLSQGGYHGAGKQLNLLFSKVREMLKMRDSNGARMLTLITEQFMGDPRLALWRQQGTTITDKYRQLWDELGALWMCIVLNPHYKPEQKGFWLRQLRRWNSVDVCPLEDGNHGSELTNLTNALPQGPPGNPDSLTRPHRTVFTRAIEACDLHWQDPHLQHIITEDHYTNYCYHDNQDSSLFDARGWPLWHEHVPTACARVDALRSHGYPKEALRLAIAVVNTLRRQQQKQLEFFRAHKKELLHKGVTSVTNLEGWVGHPLDPISTLFSTLMETGRGSEDGATALLDFSGLPGSGRRTEHPVFPARRFLEDGESFVSLAVETALIGLGQQRVMPDGLYAQEKVCRSEDQLLTRLQEVDLDDTLVKIFRKQAVFLLEAGPYSGLGELLYRESVPMHTFAKYLFTSLLPHDAELAYKIALRAMRLPVLESTAPSGDLSRPHHIVSVVPNRLPRWFTLSHIETQQCELASTMLTAAKGDARRLETVLETIQKNIHSASHIFKLAQDAFKIATLMDSLPDITLLKVSLELGLQVMRMTLSTLNWRRREMVRWLVTCATEAGVFALDSIMQSWFTLFTPTEATSVVASTVMSNSTIVRLHLDCHQQENLANSARTLALQCAMKDPQNCALSALTLCEKDHIAFETAYQIVLDSAATGMNYTQLFTIARYMEHRGYPMRAYKLATLAMTHLNLSYNQDTHPAINDVLWACALSHSLGKNELASVIPLVVKSVKCATVLSDILRRCTLTTPGMVALHSRRNSGKLMPLDKAPLRQLLDATIGAYINTTHSRLTHISPRHYSEFIEFLSKARETFLMAHDGHIQFTQFIDNLKQIYKGKKKLMMLVRERFG